A window of Streptomyces sp. DG1A-41 contains these coding sequences:
- a CDS encoding MFS transporter, whose amino-acid sequence MSETASKALGAPATSPDAGRWKALVFIALAQLMVVLDATIVNIALPSAQQDLGISDGNRQWVVTAYALAFGGLLLFGGRIADLWGRKKAFVVGLGGFAVASALGGAAINEAMMFGARALQGAFGALLAPAALSLLAVMFTDAKERAKAFGIYGAIAGGGGAVGLILGGFLTEYLDWRWTFFVNIPFAIVAAAGAYFVIREPEGGRNRSPLDIPGVVLSTLGLVALVYGFTRAESEGWSDSVTVGMFVASAVLLATFVIVESKVKAPLLPLRVITERNRGGVYLSLGLAIIAMFGLFLFLTYYLQIVKGYSPVKTGFAFLPMIVGMITGSTQIGTRLMTRVAPRLLMGPGFLVAALGMLLLTRLEIGSSYAALLLPAMLLLGLGMGTAFMPAMSLSTQGVEPRDAGVASAMVNTSQQVGGAIGTALLNTIAASATTSYIADHIAGAGSRSQQQLVRLEGMVEGYTSAIWFAVGILVVAAAIALTFVNAGRPGSAPVTGSGSGSGEGVADEVPIPVVAH is encoded by the coding sequence ATGTCTGAAACAGCCTCAAAGGCACTCGGCGCTCCGGCAACCTCGCCGGACGCCGGCCGCTGGAAAGCGCTCGTCTTCATCGCGCTGGCCCAGCTGATGGTCGTCCTGGACGCCACCATCGTGAACATCGCCCTGCCCTCCGCCCAGCAGGACCTGGGCATCTCCGACGGCAACCGGCAGTGGGTCGTGACGGCCTACGCCCTCGCCTTCGGCGGTCTGCTCCTGTTCGGCGGCCGGATAGCCGACCTGTGGGGCCGCAAGAAGGCCTTCGTCGTGGGCCTGGGCGGCTTCGCCGTGGCCTCCGCGCTCGGCGGCGCGGCCATCAACGAGGCGATGATGTTCGGCGCCCGTGCCCTCCAGGGCGCCTTCGGAGCCCTGCTCGCGCCCGCCGCGCTCTCCCTGCTCGCCGTGATGTTCACCGACGCCAAGGAGCGCGCCAAGGCCTTCGGCATCTACGGCGCGATCGCCGGTGGCGGCGGTGCCGTCGGTCTGATCCTGGGCGGATTCCTCACCGAGTACCTGGACTGGCGCTGGACGTTCTTCGTGAACATCCCGTTCGCCATCGTCGCCGCGGCCGGTGCGTACTTCGTCATCCGTGAGCCGGAGGGCGGCCGCAACCGCTCCCCGCTCGACATCCCGGGCGTCGTCCTGTCCACGCTCGGCCTGGTCGCCCTGGTCTACGGCTTCACCCGCGCCGAGTCCGAGGGCTGGAGCGACTCCGTGACCGTCGGCATGTTCGTGGCATCCGCCGTCCTGCTCGCGACCTTCGTGATCGTCGAGTCCAAGGTGAAGGCCCCGCTGCTGCCGCTGCGCGTGATCACCGAGCGCAACCGCGGCGGCGTCTACCTCTCCCTCGGGCTCGCGATCATCGCGATGTTCGGCCTGTTCCTCTTCCTGACCTACTACCTCCAGATCGTGAAGGGGTACTCGCCGGTCAAGACAGGGTTCGCGTTCCTGCCGATGATCGTGGGCATGATCACGGGTTCCACCCAGATCGGCACCCGCCTGATGACCCGGGTCGCGCCGCGCCTGCTGATGGGCCCCGGCTTCCTGGTCGCCGCGCTCGGCATGCTGCTGCTGACCCGGTTGGAGATCGGCTCCTCGTACGCCGCCCTGCTGCTGCCGGCGATGCTGCTCCTCGGCCTGGGTATGGGTACGGCGTTCATGCCGGCCATGTCGCTGTCCACACAGGGTGTGGAGCCGCGGGACGCCGGTGTCGCCTCCGCGATGGTCAACACCTCGCAGCAGGTGGGCGGCGCGATCGGTACGGCCCTGCTGAACACGATCGCCGCCTCGGCCACCACGTCCTACATCGCGGACCACATCGCCGGGGCCGGCAGCCGGTCCCAGCAGCAGCTGGTCCGGCTGGAGGGCATGGTCGAGGGGTACACGAGCGCCATCTGGTTCGCCGTCGGCATCCTCGTCGTGGCCGCCGCGATCGCCCTGACCTTCGTCAACGCCGGCCGCCCCGGCAGCGCGCCCGTGACCGGCTCCGGTTCCGGTTCCGGCGAGGGCGTGGCGGACGAGGTGCCGATCCCGGTCGTCGCCCACTGA